Part of the Oligoflexus sp. genome is shown below.
CCAAGTGTGTACCATGAGTTCAAAGACTTTGGTGGAGGGGCGATTACCACATTTGCTAGTCGCTGGGATGATAGCGCCTCAAAATTTGTTCATTTCGAAGAACCAGTAGATTCCATTTCTGTGCCGATCCTTGAGAACATCTGGAAAGTTTTTGGAGAAAAAGATGGCCCAATGCTTTCAAGGATAACGCACTTGGCAGGTACACCATGGGCAAAGTGTGTAGAAAAAGCTGGTGGTGAAGAAAAGCTAAAGTTCAAGACAGTGCCAATTGATGGCGATGACTTGCGCGAGTATTTTAATGGTGATCAATGGTCGAAAATCAAAAGTCTCATGATGAAGCAGCACTAAATGCGCTTCAGAAACAGCTTGAAGATGTAGTGACCCCCGACATCCTGGAACAGGAGCAGAACCCTCCTGATTCACTTCTCGTGCCGCCCCCAGCAGACCACTTTGGAACAGCACAACAAAAAGACGAGTTCTCCAAACTATGGGATCTTTTTCAAAACTCTTTTCAGCGAAGTGAAGAAAGACTGCATGCCGGTCGTGATGGGTATAAGGATTTTGTCTATGCCCTTTGTTCGATTCTGCTGGTTTTGAATGCGTTTGTAGTGTTTTGGCTGTTGCTAGGACGAGTGCCATCCGATAATTCTACAAAATTGCTATCTGTATTCGTATCAACGACTCTACAGGGTATCTTCTGGATAATCGGCGGAGTCGGAGCATTCTATATGTTTAAAGGGACTCAATTTAGACCAAAGCACATAAAGCAAATAGCAGGAGAATTAGTAAAGGAACGGGTCAAAAAGAAGAACAGGTAAAAACAGGACTGCGACAGATACTATCTTTCTATGTTTAAAGTGTGCCGTAAAAGTGCTGAAAAATTGTTAGTACCCCCTTCTTAGACTTTCCAAAGTTTT
Proteins encoded:
- a CDS encoding Panacea domain-containing protein, with amino-acid sequence MAEPQNPPYEAKQVANWFLVKARSSGASLSPMQLQKLIFFAVGEAKANGIDLINQKFHAWQYGPVEPSVYHEFKDFGGGAITTFASRWDDSASKFVHFEEPVDSISVPILENIWKVFGEKDGPMLSRITHLAGTPWAKCVEKAGGEEKLKFKTVPIDGDDLREYFNGDQWSKIKSLMMKQH